The Pseudomonadota bacterium DNA segment TTGCTACACATTGTAAATCCGCCACCTACTTTGCGTAAGGAATATGAGAAAGTAAATGTTGGTGGAACAGATACCGTTGTTCAAGCTGCTCTTAGAGAAAATGTAGAACGTGTAATCTTTTTTAGTACTATTGCGGTTTATGGTAATACTGCCAACCAGATTATTACTGAAAATACGCCACCATATCCAGACACATTCTATGCTCAAACCAAGCTAACTGCAGAAAAGATTGTCTTACAAGCTTATCGCCCGAATGGTCAGCCACTTGGAACAGTATTAAGGTTTGGTGCTGTGTATGGGGCACGCGTTAAAGGTAACTATAGGCGGCTTCTGCTGTCTTTAAAACAGGGGAAATTTATACCAATTGGTGATGGACATAACCGACGCACATTAATCTACGACAGGGACGTAGCAAAAGCGGTATTGCTAATAATAGAACATCCGGAAGCGGCTGGTCAGGTTTATAATGTATCAGATGGAAATTTCCACACACTAAATGAGATAATTAGAGTAATGTGCAAAGCCCTTGATCGGTCTCCACCAAGAATATCATTGCCTGTTAAACCTGTAAGGTGGACAATATCTGTATTAGAGGTCTTTGCACATCTGTTTGGTATTAATGTAACGATCGGGCGTGATATGGTTGACAAATATATAGAGGACATAGCGGTGGATAGCCAGCGTATCAGAATCCAATTAGGTTTTGAGCCACAATATGGCTTGGTGAAAGGTTGGGAAGAAACGATTCGTGAAATGAAACAAAATGGCTACTTGTGATTTGTTCTATGAAACGCATATTTGATTGTATTACGGCTATTTTCTTGTTATGTTTTTTGACCATCCCCATCTTGATTATTGCATTAGCAATTAAAATAACCTCTAAGGGCCCGGTTTTACATTGGTCAGACAGGGTTGGTGTTCGCAACCTGATATTCAAAATGCCTAAATTTCGCACAATGCGCAAAAATGCCCCCATTGTTGCTACGCACCTTTTAAAAAATCCCGATGCTTATTTAACACCTGTTGGATCCTTCTTACGTAAGTTTAGCTTGGATGAACTGCCTCAATTGTGGAGTGTTTTAAAGGGCAATATGAGCCTTGTTGGCCCAAGGCCGGCTCTATATAATCAGGATGATTTAATTATCCTGAGAACAAATAAGGAGATACATAAACTTGTTCCCGGAATTACCGGTTGGGCACAAATCAACGGTAGAGATGATATCCCGATCCCCTTAAAGGTTGAATTAGATGAGTACTATATGAAACATCAATCTTTTTTATTTGATCTTAAGATACTATATCTGACTTTTTTAAAAGCAATAAAGGCAGAGGGGGTTAAACATTAAAGAGGACCTTAAAGTAACCCTTTTTCTTTTTCTATTTGCATTTATCATAAGGGTGTATATGGTTTTTACTGCCAGCGTTATTGCTCCTGATGGGATATTTTATGTAAATATCGCCAAAATGATTAATGCCGGTAGCCTTCAGAAAATTTCTGAATTTGGATTTTTTAGTCTTTACCCTTTTTTGATTGTCATTGCTCAAAAAATATTTCACAACTGGGAGATTGCAGGCAGAATGGTTTCAGCGGTTTTAGGATCTCTCGCAGTTATCCCGCTTTTCTTAATAACGAAGAAACTGATAAATATGAAAATTGCATTGATTGCCGGAATATTTTATATAATCAGCCCCCGTCTTGTTGAATATTCAACGAATGTCTTACGGGAATCAAGTTATTGGTTCTTTTCGATAACCGCATTATGGCTGGCCCTAAAAGGGCTTTCTTCCAGAAAGTTGATTTTTGTG contains these protein-coding regions:
- a CDS encoding NAD-dependent epimerase/dehydratase family protein, whose amino-acid sequence is MNRILVTGATGAVGPRVVQILREAGYQIRTLSIDPPDPDLFPDGVEVLIGDVTDPYVVKSAVQGIKTIVHMASLLHIVNPPPTLRKEYEKVNVGGTDTVVQAALRENVERVIFFSTIAVYGNTANQIITENTPPYPDTFYAQTKLTAEKIVLQAYRPNGQPLGTVLRFGAVYGARVKGNYRRLLLSLKQGKFIPIGDGHNRRTLIYDRDVAKAVLLIIEHPEAAGQVYNVSDGNFHTLNEIIRVMCKALDRSPPRISLPVKPVRWTISVLEVFAHLFGINVTIGRDMVDKYIEDIAVDSQRIRIQLGFEPQYGLVKGWEETIREMKQNGYL
- a CDS encoding sugar transferase codes for the protein MKRIFDCITAIFLLCFLTIPILIIALAIKITSKGPVLHWSDRVGVRNLIFKMPKFRTMRKNAPIVATHLLKNPDAYLTPVGSFLRKFSLDELPQLWSVLKGNMSLVGPRPALYNQDDLIILRTNKEIHKLVPGITGWAQINGRDDIPIPLKVELDEYYMKHQSFLFDLKILYLTFLKAIKAEGVKH